Proteins from a single region of Noviherbaspirillum saxi:
- a CDS encoding amidohydrolase family protein produces the protein MIIDTHLHPTNLVDEAWRHTGTPFTGERMLKIMDGPYMINGKPRRIDMGFIQPPPGNTGYRDGNRRGREGIRDYMSYIAELCQKYPDRFIGNFTFNPRWGPEEGALELEHHVKEYGFKMLKLHANMHGYRPDRALDWLRPAMKMCAKYNVVVLIHTGDGPYTIPTMFYPIIREFPMVNFIIGHFGIQTGGNYSFEAFWMAMDTPNVYCESGWCFQSRIVEFAKQLPRNKIVFGTDTPPNEPGMWLRELEMLCGPAPQGMDLDEDGLEDYMGNNIARLIGLKTTPPPRNADEAQVRLTDTYAGVK, from the coding sequence ATGATTATCGATACACACCTGCACCCGACCAATCTCGTCGACGAGGCATGGCGACACACCGGCACCCCGTTTACTGGCGAACGCATGCTCAAGATCATGGACGGTCCATACATGATCAACGGCAAACCGCGCCGTATCGACATGGGTTTCATCCAACCCCCGCCGGGCAATACCGGCTACCGTGACGGCAACCGCCGCGGCCGCGAAGGCATTCGCGACTACATGTCGTATATCGCCGAACTGTGCCAGAAGTATCCGGACCGTTTCATCGGCAACTTCACTTTCAACCCGCGCTGGGGCCCGGAAGAAGGCGCGCTCGAACTGGAACATCATGTGAAGGAATACGGCTTCAAGATGCTGAAGCTGCATGCCAACATGCACGGCTACCGTCCCGACCGCGCGTTGGACTGGCTGCGTCCGGCGATGAAGATGTGCGCGAAGTACAACGTGGTGGTGCTGATCCACACCGGTGACGGCCCGTACACCATTCCGACCATGTTCTATCCGATCATCCGTGAGTTCCCGATGGTCAATTTCATCATCGGTCACTTCGGCATCCAGACCGGTGGCAACTATTCGTTTGAAGCCTTCTGGATGGCGATGGATACGCCTAACGTGTATTGCGAATCGGGATGGTGCTTCCAGTCGCGCATCGTCGAGTTTGCCAAGCAGCTGCCGCGCAACAAGATCGTGTTTGGTACCGACACACCGCCGAACGAACCCGGCATGTGGCTGCGCGAACTCGAGATGCTGTGCGGCCCCGCGCCGCAGGGCATGGACCTCGATGAAGATGGATTGGAAGACTACATGGGCAACAATATCGCGCGCCTGATCGGTCTCAAGACCACGCCGCCGCCACGCAATGCGGACG
- a CDS encoding amidohydrolase family protein: protein MIIDTSCYPTNLVDLAWRHDGEPFTGERLIQMMDGPFTINGKPRRIDKAFIQPPQGNTIYTYTDGEKSGSESIDAYMAYTVEMVKKYPDRFIGCFVYNPRCGVQNGVNAIEYYVKTLGFKMVQFQANMHAYRPDRALDWLRPALQKCAELGVLVKLHTGDGPYSIPTEWVPMIKEFPTVNFIMAHFGVQTGGVYCFEPFQLAMDLPNVYCESGWCLQSRIVEFAKVLPTHKILFGSDTPPNEPGMWLRLLEVLCMEPPQGLNLDEDTLEDYLGNNVARMIGLEPTPVPRSLDEAKARLAKAA, encoded by the coding sequence ATGATTATCGACACCAGCTGTTACCCGACCAATCTCGTCGATCTGGCATGGCGCCACGATGGCGAACCCTTCACAGGCGAACGCCTGATCCAGATGATGGACGGTCCATTCACCATCAATGGCAAGCCGCGCCGCATCGACAAGGCGTTCATCCAGCCGCCGCAAGGCAACACGATTTACACCTATACCGACGGCGAAAAATCCGGCAGCGAATCGATCGATGCCTATATGGCCTATACGGTCGAGATGGTGAAAAAGTATCCGGATCGCTTCATCGGCTGCTTCGTCTATAACCCGCGCTGCGGCGTGCAGAACGGCGTCAACGCGATTGAATACTACGTCAAAACGCTCGGATTCAAGATGGTCCAGTTCCAGGCCAACATGCACGCATATCGCCCGGACCGCGCGCTGGACTGGCTGCGCCCGGCATTGCAGAAATGCGCAGAGCTCGGCGTGCTGGTCAAGCTGCATACCGGCGACGGCCCATACAGCATTCCGACCGAATGGGTTCCGATGATCAAGGAATTCCCAACGGTGAATTTCATCATGGCGCACTTCGGCGTGCAGACCGGCGGCGTCTATTGCTTCGAACCGTTCCAGCTCGCGATGGATCTGCCGAATGTGTATTGCGAATCGGGCTGGTGCCTGCAATCGCGTATCGTCGAATTCGCCAAGGTCCTGCCGACGCACAAGATCCTGTTCGGTTCCGATACGCCTCCGAATGAACCCGGCATGTGGCTGCGTCTGCTTGAAGTGCTTTGCATGGAGCCGCCGCAAGGCTTGAACCTCGATGAGGACACGCTTGAGGACTACCTCGGCAACAACGTCGCCCGCATGATCGGCCTTGAGCCGACACCGGTACCCCGCAGCCTCGACGAAGCGAAAGCCCGCCTCGCGAAAGCGGCGTGA
- a CDS encoding (2Fe-2S)-binding protein: MQYKFDVNGAPHTVDADPDMPLLWVLRDYLGYNGTKFGCGAGLCGACTVHVDGKAARSCITPVGSIGKAKITTIEGLSADNSHPVQQAWIAEQVPQCGYCQSGMIMAVAALLKEKPQPSRSDIAEAITNICRCGTYPRVERAIQRAIPKI; this comes from the coding sequence ATGCAATACAAGTTTGACGTCAATGGCGCCCCGCACACGGTGGACGCCGATCCGGACATGCCGCTGCTTTGGGTGCTGCGTGATTACCTGGGTTACAACGGCACAAAGTTCGGATGCGGCGCCGGACTTTGCGGCGCCTGCACTGTGCACGTGGACGGCAAGGCCGCTCGTTCCTGTATCACGCCGGTCGGTTCAATAGGCAAGGCAAAGATCACCACGATAGAAGGACTGTCTGCAGATAACAGTCATCCGGTGCAGCAGGCATGGATCGCCGAACAGGTGCCGCAGTGCGGTTACTGCCAGTCGGGCATGATCATGGCCGTTGCCGCGCTGTTGAAGGAAAAGCCCCAGCCAAGCCGTAGCGATATTGCGGAGGCGATTACGAATATCTGCCGCTGCGGCACCTATCCGCGCGTCGAGCGCGCAATCCAACGCGCGATACCAAAAATCTAA
- a CDS encoding xanthine dehydrogenase family protein molybdopterin-binding subunit: protein MQEITMDRRSFLRAGSVLAGSLVLGFKLPTALAQAAPAQDPDNVNAWLRIAPDGTVTIMVPSAEIGQGVYTSAPMLVAEELECDWKQVRAELAPTDPVYANRMFKVQATASSTSARWSFEPLRRIGAVARIMLIDAAARTWNVPLAECHAQLGKVVHSPTGRALGYGELAPKAAQLPRPTEVKLKDPAQWTLIGKPVARLDIPLKTNGSAGFGVDVRVPGMLIGTVASCPVRGGKLKRVNGKPALAVRGVKRVVPLESAVVVLADSYWTAKQGLTRLKPEWQTQTGSMLDSKTLMAGFKNALADAAVAKRVGAPETILSGSGTRVEADYEVPYLAHATMEPINATADVRSDRAEIWGPTQVCGEIAHKLAPYLGLPEERIVVHSTFAGGGFGRREEFDVFIQAALASKAAQRPVKLIWSREEDIQQDFYRPAAAARFAAVLDERGHIAALETRLACSSIYIRNFPARVKDGIDPKSVEGTVDVPYALPNFAVRYAMVNTSVPAGFWRGVGYTQNCFFFESFVDEIAHKAGQDPVAFRQSLLKDKPRHAELLSRLARRSRWGNVPAGHHVGVALSEAWGSISGAVVELSVKDKRITIHRIVCAVDCGTVINPATVERQMEGATIWALTASMFGEITIDQGRILQSNFHDYPMLHLAQTPPIECELIESGAKIGGVGESGVPPLAPALCNALFAATGERLRSLPLARHGYVLA, encoded by the coding sequence ATGCAAGAAATCACAATGGACCGCCGCAGCTTTCTCAGGGCCGGCAGCGTACTCGCCGGCAGCCTGGTGCTCGGCTTCAAACTGCCCACCGCGCTTGCGCAGGCTGCGCCCGCCCAGGACCCGGACAACGTCAACGCATGGCTGCGTATCGCGCCTGATGGCACCGTGACCATCATGGTGCCTTCCGCTGAAATCGGACAGGGCGTGTATACCTCCGCTCCGATGCTGGTTGCCGAAGAACTTGAGTGTGACTGGAAACAAGTCCGCGCGGAGCTGGCGCCAACCGATCCCGTCTATGCGAATCGTATGTTCAAGGTGCAGGCCACTGCCAGCAGCACCTCGGCGCGCTGGTCGTTCGAGCCGCTGCGTCGCATCGGCGCGGTTGCTCGGATCATGCTGATTGACGCCGCTGCGCGTACATGGAACGTGCCGTTGGCCGAATGCCATGCGCAGCTCGGCAAGGTCGTGCATTCACCGACCGGTCGCGCATTGGGATATGGCGAGCTCGCACCCAAGGCGGCGCAGTTGCCCCGCCCCACCGAGGTGAAACTCAAGGACCCGGCACAATGGACGCTGATCGGCAAACCGGTGGCACGGCTCGATATCCCTCTCAAGACCAATGGCAGTGCAGGCTTTGGTGTGGACGTCCGGGTGCCCGGCATGCTGATCGGCACGGTTGCATCATGTCCCGTACGCGGCGGCAAGCTGAAGCGCGTCAACGGCAAGCCGGCACTTGCCGTGCGCGGCGTCAAGCGGGTCGTGCCGCTGGAAAGTGCAGTGGTTGTGCTCGCCGACAGCTATTGGACAGCCAAGCAGGGATTGACTCGCCTGAAGCCGGAATGGCAAACGCAGACCGGCTCAATGCTTGACAGCAAAACTCTGATGGCGGGATTCAAGAATGCCCTCGCTGACGCCGCTGTTGCCAAGCGCGTCGGCGCACCGGAGACTATCCTGTCCGGTAGCGGCACCCGTGTTGAAGCGGACTATGAAGTTCCCTATCTCGCGCACGCCACGATGGAGCCGATCAATGCGACTGCCGATGTACGCAGCGATCGTGCGGAAATCTGGGGACCGACCCAGGTATGCGGCGAAATCGCGCACAAGCTTGCGCCCTACCTGGGTTTGCCGGAAGAGCGGATTGTGGTGCACTCCACATTCGCCGGGGGCGGGTTCGGTCGACGCGAAGAGTTCGATGTTTTCATTCAGGCGGCGCTGGCATCGAAAGCCGCGCAGCGACCGGTCAAGCTGATCTGGTCGCGCGAAGAAGATATCCAGCAGGATTTTTACCGCCCCGCCGCAGCAGCGCGCTTTGCCGCGGTCCTGGACGAGCGCGGACACATCGCTGCATTGGAGACGCGGCTTGCCTGTTCATCGATCTACATCCGCAATTTTCCTGCTCGCGTAAAGGATGGCATCGATCCTAAATCGGTGGAAGGCACGGTAGACGTGCCCTACGCGTTGCCGAACTTTGCCGTGCGTTATGCGATGGTCAATACCTCGGTTCCGGCCGGCTTTTGGCGTGGCGTAGGGTATACGCAAAACTGCTTCTTTTTCGAGAGCTTTGTAGACGAAATCGCTCATAAGGCCGGACAGGACCCGGTCGCGTTCCGACAGTCGCTGCTCAAGGACAAGCCCCGCCATGCCGAACTGTTGTCACGGCTTGCCAGGCGTTCCCGATGGGGCAATGTGCCGGCCGGACATCATGTTGGCGTCGCGTTGTCCGAAGCGTGGGGTTCGATTTCCGGCGCAGTGGTCGAACTATCGGTAAAGGATAAGCGCATCACAATCCACCGCATCGTTTGCGCGGTGGATTGCGGCACGGTCATTAATCCCGCCACCGTCGAGCGCCAGATGGAAGGAGCTACGATCTGGGCGCTGACCGCCTCCATGTTCGGCGAGATCACCATCGATCAGGGGCGCATACTGCAGTCCAATTTCCACGACTATCCCATGCTTCATCTGGCCCAGACGCCGCCCATAGAATGCGAACTGATCGAAAGCGGCGCGAAGATCGGCGGGGTCGGCGAATCGGGCGTTCCGCCGTTGGCGCCCGCCCTGTGCAATGCATTGTTTGCTGCCACGGGTGAACGCCTGCGTTCCCTGCCTTTGGCGCGGCATGGGTACGTGCTCGCGTAA
- a CDS encoding carboxymuconolactone decarboxylase family protein, translating into MSAGSRSEWSQLSRIAPSVEAALIALGKAASDKDMEPALLELVSLRASQINNCAFCVQYHLNAIRQWRLAVPREKIDLISVWKEVDIYSERERAALQWTEIITSLRENSVTDRDYAAALEHFSEKELLLLTAAIGAVNVWNRIGVAFRFSPPIPKPDVES; encoded by the coding sequence ATGTCCGCAGGCAGCCGCAGTGAATGGTCTCAGTTGTCCCGCATCGCCCCGTCCGTCGAAGCGGCGCTCATTGCACTTGGAAAGGCCGCAAGCGATAAGGACATGGAGCCGGCGTTACTCGAACTGGTCAGCCTGCGTGCGTCGCAGATCAACAATTGCGCGTTTTGTGTGCAGTACCACCTGAACGCGATTCGCCAGTGGAGACTGGCTGTGCCGCGCGAAAAGATTGATTTGATCTCGGTATGGAAAGAAGTGGATATCTATTCCGAGCGAGAGCGGGCCGCACTCCAGTGGACTGAAATCATTACTTCCTTGCGGGAAAATTCCGTCACCGATCGTGACTATGCTGCGGCGCTTGAACACTTCAGCGAGAAGGAACTATTGCTGCTGACCGCCGCAATCGGCGCGGTCAATGTATGGAATCGGATTGGCGTGGCCTTCAGGTTTTCGCCGCCGATTCCAAAGCCGGATGTGGAAAGCTGA
- a CDS encoding transporter substrate-binding domain-containing protein, which produces MKLKKTMTAVLVAACLTGGVHAQESGTLKKIKDTGVITLGVRDSSIPFSYLDDKQSYQGYSVDLCMKVVNAVQKHLGLTSLNVRMNPVTSATRIPLMANGTIDLECGSTTNNLERQKQVAFAPTTFVTANRLLAKKSAGIKTLNDMKGKTLVSTSGTSNIKQVTALNSERNLGMNIQAAKDHAEAFLMVETGRAVAFAMDDVLLSSLASSSKSPADYTITDEALSIEPYAIMLRRDDPEFKKIVDDAVVALSKSGEINRIYHKWFQSPIPPKGVNLNIPMSEALKAVIAKPTDSGDPATYAAK; this is translated from the coding sequence ATGAAACTGAAAAAGACGATGACGGCAGTGCTGGTCGCCGCGTGCCTAACCGGCGGCGTCCATGCGCAGGAAAGCGGCACACTGAAAAAAATCAAGGACACTGGCGTCATAACGCTTGGCGTGCGCGATTCTTCCATTCCCTTCTCTTATCTCGACGACAAGCAGTCCTATCAGGGCTACTCGGTGGACTTGTGCATGAAGGTGGTCAACGCCGTACAGAAGCACCTCGGTCTGACATCGCTGAACGTCAGGATGAACCCGGTGACCTCGGCCACGCGCATCCCCCTGATGGCAAATGGTACGATCGACCTTGAATGCGGGTCCACCACCAACAATCTGGAACGCCAGAAGCAGGTGGCATTTGCTCCTACCACCTTCGTCACCGCCAACCGGCTACTTGCGAAGAAATCGGCTGGGATCAAGACCCTGAATGACATGAAGGGGAAAACCCTGGTGTCCACCTCGGGCACGTCGAATATCAAACAGGTGACCGCATTGAATTCGGAGCGTAATCTCGGCATGAACATCCAGGCGGCGAAAGACCATGCCGAAGCCTTCCTGATGGTCGAAACCGGACGCGCGGTCGCGTTCGCGATGGACGACGTATTGCTGTCTTCGCTTGCCAGCAGCTCGAAGTCGCCTGCCGACTACACGATTACCGACGAAGCACTGTCGATCGAGCCGTACGCGATCATGCTGCGGCGTGACGATCCGGAGTTCAAGAAGATAGTGGACGATGCCGTGGTCGCGCTGTCGAAATCCGGCGAAATCAATCGCATCTATCACAAATGGTTCCAGTCGCCGATTCCGCCCAAGGGAGTCAACCTGAATATTCCGATGAGCGAGGCATTGAAGGCGGTGATCGCCAAGCCGACCGATTCCGGCGACCCGGCAACTTACGCGGCGAAGTAG